Within the Rhodothermales bacterium genome, the region GCAACAGCTCTGTTCGTGCTTGGAGCTGAGGCCGGCCTTGCGATGATCGACGACATGCCGGACGTGGAAGCGCTGGTCGTCGACAGCGCGGGCGTCATGCACCACAGCACAGGAATGCCGGAGTATTTCGACGAACCCCCGTTCTGAGCTCTGAGAACGGTGGGCTTCCCGAGGCCTGATCGGTCCAACCCACCGCAGTCGTCGATGCCGCGGCCATCATCATTCCCGGTCTTTCTCACCAGAGCGGAATGCAGCAGCACGTCACGCCGCCTTCGGCCTTTTGAATCTCCGACACGTCTACCGCGGCCAACCGAACCCCGCTACGTCGCATCCGTTCAGCCGTGGCCGGAAAATTGTCGGGGTATATCGCGGTCCCGTTGATCATCAGCGCATTTGCAGCAGCCGGCTCATCGGGGTCGACGTCGATCATCTCCATGTCGCCGAACGGAAAGTCCAGCAACCAGTCCCGGTTCACGAGTAGCAGGTTGGGACCGATCTGAGTGACGGCCGATTTCAAGTGCAAACACTCGCGGATCCCTACCGGAAAAACCTGGTAGCCGAATTCGGCGACGACCGTGGAGAGCTGATCAATCCCGTCAGCGTTGGTGCGCGATGAGCGGCCCACGAAGAGCTTCATTTTCACACGTAATACATCCCCTCCGTCGATCG harbors:
- a CDS encoding dimethylargininase; this translates as MLTCFTRDVGPALGDCELTHAPRQSVDVEKARTQHAAYEDALRALGAHVERLSPAPRAPDGVFVEDTALVLPEVAVILRPGAPSRRPETKSVAKALGAFRELRTVRSPGTIDGGDVLRVKMKLFVGRSSRTNADGIDQLSTVVAEFGYQVFPVGIRECLHLKSAVTQIGPNLLLVNRDWLLDFPFGDMEMIDVDPDEPAAANALMINGTAIYPDNFPATAERMRRSGVRLAAVDVSEIQKAEGGVTCCCIPLW